Proteins from a genomic interval of Gadus morhua chromosome 21, gadMor3.0, whole genome shotgun sequence:
- the LOC115533940 gene encoding uncharacterized protein LOC115533940, whose protein sequence is MGPYSRWLVLCLILVVTIQAETKPSISIQVDCLGNVMRVIAGPLGLNFLEVSVGYNNSIIPVTQRLASQCGISLWNHPGHIELYVSLQNCFAHNVEDRDFTTTLNLRVYGAADEEETYHVSDTCHYPAWASREIICDPDYMEVSVRRALQDDSQPIPFSPLSEEWNKPADPRRSAEHMDLHSSAFQIKAIVFFSPDERPMSVTQALGKGYGVTNGPTRLVVRGSPTAPEAYQQDVAGVPMTILHTSTIFEKKWIASQIDTAVACPTGGFSVTDNTISWFMPRHIDPLISADGFKLLEVHMGVNGQRLDAEEMAARQYTLVINDVHIITKIPVGAIGGYMKSAVKDNEYYTSYTIAPMLELLWAEDMTGEVTRYKVLFSITTPMAHMQPQLIDNTVQGEHLFRVSLGTFAADVVLWNITLSGVVLSVAECNARGFNVQELGSQNGFKTFTLQVPFTDPLVLKTNEEGTTLYSLHLVFGLHVLHDSSPLAYAVDLDSRAVDQVAPVLSGSCAHEVFDIIVNYGTPDFHFQIFLGKRSLTPTLAQQYGLTDHGTHIAFAVPFTDQSAVFEVIEHSHIKSRLDMALRYPETSEVFQAFSVSCSFPSTLTECYPNGTMTAMAVKFESVPTMNLSQLTLNDPTCGPVYTDDRFASFTFSVNSCGTTRKFLSNVLLYENEISLPESMTGVDDPEYELKVKCYYAYNATNSLSFIAAHANNEPYAEPAGGGLEVVIRMASDESYTMFHGPEEYPIPKYLQEPFFFEVELISTNPHVSLELENCWATLTADSSSLPRWNLIINGCPNLLDPNRVVFHPVYTDSRVQIPSHYKRFEGQMFAFAMDQDFLSDQLFVHCDVVLCDANNIMDGPCSGQCPSHGNEIDGLRRPGQNRVQSSNELSSGPISIIKNN, encoded by the exons GCATCCAGGTAGACTGTTTAGGAAATGTTATGCGTGTGATTGCTGGTCCACTCGGCCTTAATTTTCTGGAAGTTTCTGTTGGTTACA ATAATTCCATCATCCCTGTTACCCAACGCTTGGCCTCTCAATGTGGCATCAGCCTGTGGAACCACCCGGGACACATCGAGCTCTACGTCTCCCTGCAGAACTGCTTCGCTCACAATGTG GAAGATAGAGATTTCACCACCACTCTCAATCTACGCGTCTATGGTGCCGCGGATGAGGAGGAGACGTACCATGTATCTGACACGTGTCACTATCCCGCATGGGCCTCCCGAGAAATAATCTGTGACCCCGACTATATGGAG GTGTCTGTGAGGAGGGCGCTTCAAGATGATTCCCAACCtattcccttctcccctctgaGCGAAGAGTGGAACAAGCCGGCTGACCCTCGGCGATCTGCTGAACACATG GACCTGCACAGCAGCGCCTTCCAGATCAAAGCCATTGTGTTCTTCAGCCCTGATGAGAGGCCCATGAGTGTGACCCAGGCCCTGGGGAAAGGCTATGGGGTTACAAACGGACCTACTCGATTGGTTGTGCGAGGCTCTCCGACTGCACCAGAGGCCTACCAACAAGAT GTTGCCGGGGTTCCTATGACCATTCTTCACACGTCAACCATATTTGAGAAGAAGTGGATAGCCTCTCAGATTGACACTGCTGTAGCCTGTCCGACAG GTGGCTTCTCCGTCACGGACAACACCATCTCCTGGTTTATGCCCAGGCACATTGACCCACTCATCTCCGCTGACGGGTTCAAGCTGTTGGAAGTGCACATGGGTGTCAATGGCCAAAGGCTGGATGCTGAAGAGATGGCTGCCAGGCAGTACACTCTAGTCATCAATGATGTGCACATCATCACTAAAATACCTGTGGGGGCCATCGGTGGCTACATGAAG AGCGCCGTTAAGGACAACGAATACTACACGTCGTACACGATTGCGCCGATGCTGGAGTTGCTGTGGGCTGAAGACATGACTGGGGAGGTGACGAGATACAAAGTCCTCTTCTCAATCACCACGCCGATGGCGCACATGCAGCCACAACTAATCGACA ACACCGTTCAGGGTGAGCACTTGTTCAGGGTGTCTCTGGGGACTTTTGCGGCTGACGTGGTGTTGTGGAACATAACCCTCTCCGGCGTGGTTCTGTCTGTGGCCGAGTGCAACGCCAGGGGCTTTAATGTTCAGGAGCTGGGCTCCCAAAACGGCTTCAAGACCTTCACACTGCAAGTGCCCTTCACGGACCCCCTTGTGTTGAAAACT AACGAAGAGGGGACGACCCTCTATTCTCTTCATTTGGTCTTCGGCCTGCACGTTTTGCACGATTCTTCTCCGCTTGCTTACGCTGTGGATTTGGATTCTAGGGCGGTAGATCAAG TGGCTCCTGTGCTGTCTGGTAGCTGTGCTCATGAGGTCTTCGACATCATAGTGAATTACGGGACACCAGACTTCCACTTTCAAATTTTTTTGGGCAAAAGATCGCTGACCCCGACCCTCGCTCAGCAATATGGCCTGACTGACCATGGAACGCATATCGCTTTTGCGGTGCCGTTTACAGACCAGAGTGCCGTGTTTGAG gTGATTGAACATTCTCACATCAAAAGCAGGCTAGATATGGCTCTGCGCTATCCAGAAACCAGTGAGGTGTTTCAAGCATTTTCGGTCTCTTGCagttttccctccactctaacag AATGCTATCCAAATggcaccatgactgcgatggcTGTCAAATTTGAGTCTGTTCCTACTATGAACCTCAGTCAGCTGACCCTCAACGACCCCACCTGCGGCCCAGTCTACACGGACGACCGATTTGCTTCCTTCACCTTTTCAGTCAACTCCTGTGGAACCACCAGAAAG TTTCTATCCAATGTGTTGCTGTATGAGAACGAGATCTCTCTCCCAGAGTCAATGACTGGGGTAGATGACCCTGAATACGA GTTGAAGGTTAAGTGCTACTATGCTTACAACGCCACAAACTCTCTGAGCTTCATCGCCGCACACGCAAACAATGAGCCGTATGCGGAACCTGCGGGAGGGGGCCTGGAGGTGGTGATACGCATGGCCTCAG ATGAATCCTACACAATGTTCCATGGACCTGAGGAATACCCTATCCCAAAATACCTCCAAGAGCCTTTCTTTTTCGAGGTGGAGCTGATTTCCACCAACCCCCATGTGTCATTGGAGTTGGAGAACTGTTGGGCAACACTGACGGCTGACAGCTCATCCCTACCTAGATGGAATCTTATTATTAATGG ATGTCCGAACCTACTGGACCCAAACAGGGTGGTGTTCCATCCCGTCTACACTGACTCCAGAGTGCAGATCCCCTCCCACTACAAACGCTTTGAGGGCCAGATGTTTGCCTTTGCCATGGACCAAGATTTCTTGAGTGATCAG CTATTTGTCCATTGTGACGTGGTGCTGTGTGATGCCAATAACATTATGGATGGGCCATGCAGCGGCCAGTGTCCAAGTCACGGTAATGAAATCGATG GTCTGCGACGTCCGGGTCAAAACCGTGTACAAAGTTCCAATGAGTTATCTTCTGGACCCATTTCTATAATAAAGAACAATTAA